The genomic window AAAAAATAACGGTTTCGGGTATTCCTATTAAAGAAGAATTTTATCATACAAAAAAGCAACTTTGATAAAAAAGATATTCTTATTCAACTACAAGAATTTTTAATTTCAGCTGGAGTTTTTGGTGTTGTAAAGAATCTCCGAATATTGATTGAAGAACTATATTCCCACAGTAACTTTAACATTATTGTGGTTTGCGGCCAAAATCAGGAATTTTATGACCTACTTAATATAAAGTTTAAAGCTATTTCGCTGATTTCTATTTTAGGCTATGTAAAAGATAGGGCTTATCTTATGAGGAAAGCCAATCTTATGATTACTAAAGCCGGTGGTATTTCTCTTTCAGAAGCATTAGCTATGCAAGTACCCTTTGTCTTAACCCCAGCTGTACTCGGTCAATAATTAGGTAATGCTAAGTTACTTGAGTCAAAAGGAATGGCCATTGTCCCTTATGAAGAAGAAGAAGAAATTGTCCCTACTATTCTATATTTACTAAAAAACCCAATATTCTAGACTGAAATAAAGAAAAATATGCAAAAAAATTTTTCATCCAAATGCTGCTGCTACAATTGTTGATGAAGTTTTAGCTATTAGTAAAAAGACTTCTTATTTAAAGAATCCTTTAGCTTAAAAAAGCGCATTTCTTCTCAATAAATAAATTTTAAGTATAATTATTACTTTTAAAAATAAATCCATATAAAACTATTATTTAGAAATTTTTTTATTCCTCTTATATTTTAACCATTCAAAAAAAGGCAACAGGAGTATTGCTCCTATTGCCTTTTTTTATACATATTCTTTTTTACGTTTTACATCATATTTATTCTCGAACTCATGAGCAATTCTGTTGGTTGCTTTAAGTATTTCGCTACGTGTTACTATGCCCGTAAAGCTGCCATCTG from Carnobacterium iners includes these protein-coding regions:
- a CDS encoding glycosyltransferase, encoding MQLQEFLISAGVFGVVKNLRILIEELYSHSNFNIIVVCGQNQEFYDLLNIKFKAISLISILGYVKDRAYLMRKANLMITKAGGISLSEALAMQVPFVLTPAVLGQ